The Malus domestica chromosome 10, GDT2T_hap1 genome contains a region encoding:
- the LOC103429730 gene encoding uncharacterized protein isoform X45 has translation MSKPSLRLQFTKLLVFYHVLLWQLGHWPQSKLHCRADVARLPEDEVSALRDFMSNTELRPEQIIEVTYCSDVVRTYGFVIECNCTNESGCRITGIRMSYLGLTGTIHEKVGDLTSLTYLILSNNTLHGGIPDTIGNLKNLQVLDLSRNQLNGSIPASLGRLVSLEYLYLQYNLLSQGIPPSFGSLTKLTELNLQFNMISDSIPEDFGNLSSLTIMELSENQLSGPLPQSLGNLTTLTTFYVSANNLSGKFPETYGNLTSLKKFSIAGNYISGPLPVETIAKWTNITHLVLVGNNFEGNLTEKIFRLPKLQYLLITDLANNSFPLPPKINNSANFISLTLRNCSINGTIPKYIGENMTSLRYLDLSFNKLTGGLPQNMSSKMIYMSFSRNMLNGTIAPSILGDSQTRIDLSFNYFSAEGSPVQSNQQLNLFACCRNSSTTEPQMMDPFEMKNRYCPENEPEYHSLFINCGGEETIVDGHQYDQDNDTSLFYTSPKKSWAYSLSGDFGVPESNTSNYIKSMTRGVHEAPLYEKARFSPISLEYYVFCLRKGNYIVTLYFKEIVDSKDEDYSSLRKRVFDVYIQDVRRLDYFKIREEEGTTEGPITKKISAVVVNDSGLLNIHLYWPGKGSYQYHPSFNGPLISAISVTPEFDPDKSKGQFVALITLASIVAALPLSLAFAWRMGWLPSEGFPKIETSQEKIVDEYQDSEELPSQEENGDEQRNTKDQGTRKNTEKYQGQEEIGDEHQDNEELPSQEEIGDEHQDNEELPSQEEIGDEHQDNEELPSQEEIGDEHQDNEELPSQEEIGDEPRNTKGQEEVGDEQRNTKDQGRRKNTKTKRKKKEKLGDEHPNIVKKLGMFGLSYGFPLGMSSEELPSQEEIGDKHQDSEEFPSKEEIGDEHQDSEELPSQEEIGDEQRNTKGQQEINDEQRNTKDQGRRKNTETKRKKKEKIGDDHPDTVKKLGMLGLSYGFPSGQEEIGEEHQDSEELPNQEEIGDEHQDREELPSQEEIGDEQRNTKGQEEIGDEQRNTKDQGRRKNTETKRKKKEKIGDERPNTIKKLGMFGLSYGLPLDMSSEELPSKEEIGDEHQDSEELPSQEEIGDEQRNTKDQGRRKNTETKRKKKEKIGDERPNTVKKLGMFGLSYGLPLDMSSEELPSQEEIGDEQRKTKDQGRWKNTETKRKKKEKIGDEHPDTVKKLGMLGLSYGFPLGMSSEELPSQEEIGDEHQDSEELPSQQEIGDEQRNKKGQEEIGDEQRNTKDQGRWKNTETKTKKKEKIGDEHPDTVKKLGMLGLSYGFPLGMSSEELPSEEEIGDEHQDSEELPSQEEIGDEQRNRKGQEEIGDEQRNTKDQGRRKNTETKRKKKEKIGDEHPDTVKKLGMFGLSYGFPLGMSSEELPSQEEIGDEHQDSEKLPSQEEIGDEQRNMKGQEEIGDEQRNTKDQGRRKNTETKMKKKEKIGDEHPDIVKKLGMLGSSYGFPLGMSSEELPSQEEISDEHQDNEELPSQEKIGDEQRNTKGQEEIGDEQRNTKDQGRRKNTKTKMKKKEKIGDEHPDTVKKLGMLGLSYGFPLGMSSEELLSQEEIGDEHQDSEELRSQEEISDEQRNTKGQEEIGDEQINTKDQGRRTNTKTRRKKNEKIGDEHLDAVKELINATENFSDKKKLGHSETFFMAQLPSHTVAVKKLDSAHFKGKIDKLKEEIGIIESLQHNNILKLLHAYIGKDLQFLVYEYMENKSLEDILFGSSTSGTIKLDWNTRVNICLGIAQGLQYLHERVQIVHTNIKSANILLNEKLEAKISDFGFANLYSEEDKVMAIGRETKKGYTAPEYLQTDDLDSKLDVFSFGVVVLEIVSGERNVRNQSKKETEVLLDRAYKANRNGNLKSLVDKNLSTFDEREALIILKLALECTTMGASVRPEMSGVVSVLLGEKSIDEVCSPAKPTGDINVVGSLEELAGISDMAAKPTGDINVVGSLEESAGISDMAESLSPLWGS, from the exons ATGAGTAAGCCTTCTCTAAGACTGCAGTTTACTAAGCTTCTTGTTTTTTACCATGTTCTACTTTGGCAACTTGGACACTGGCCTCAATCCAAACTCCACTGCAGAGCCGACGTGGCTCGACTGCCGGAAGATGAAG TGTCTGCTCTCCGTGACTTTATGAGCAACACAGAGTTAAGGCCAGAGCAAATCATTGAGGTGACGTATTGCAGTGATGTAGTCCGGACTTACGGTTTTGTCATCGAATGTAATTGCACTAATGAGAGTGGATGCCGGATCACTGGAAT TAGAATGAGCTACTTAGGTTTAACTGGAACTATTCATGAAAAAGTGGGTGATCTTACAAGCCTAACCTACCT CATTCTATCCAACAACACACTTCATGGCGGAATACCAGACACCATTGGGAATTTGAAGAATCTCCAAGTCCT GGATCTATCGCGAAATCAACTCAATGGTTCAATACCAGCAAGCTTAGGGCGCTTGGTTTCTCTTGAATATCT ATATCTGCAATACAACTTGCTTAGCCAAGGTATACCACCAAGTTTTGGTTCACTGACGAAACTTACTGAATT GAATCTGCAGTTTAATATGATATCAGACTCAATTCCTGAGGATTTTGGAAATCTTTCGAGTCTTACAATTAT GGAACTGTCTGAGAATCAGCTGTCTGGTCCTCTTCCACAAAGCCTCGGAAACTTGACAACTCTCACAACCTT CTATGTGTCAGCCAATAATTTGAGTGGGAAATTTCCAGAAACTTATGGAAACCTCACAAGCCTGAAAAAGTT TTCGATAGCCGGGAATTACATTTCTGGTCCCTTACCAGTTGAAACCATAGCCAAGTGGACTAATATCACTCACCT GGTGCTCGTGGGAAACAATTTCGAAGGAAACTTGACTGAAAAAATATTCCGCTTGCCAAAGCTTCAGTATCT GTTGATAACTGACCTggcaaataatagtttcccaTTACCACCAAAAATCAACAACAGTGCCAATTTCATTTCTCT AACACTGAGGAACTGCTCAATCAACGGCACAATCCCCAAATACATTGGTGAAAATATGACATCCCTAAGATACCT AGACTTGAGCTTCAATAAGTTAACTGGTGGCCTCCCTCAGAATATGAGTTCAAAAATGATTTACat GTCTTTTTCTAGAAATATGCTTAACGGGACAATCGCACCTTCGATACTTGGGGACTCCCAAACTAGGAT AGATCTTTCGTTCAACTATTTTTCAGCAGAAGGCTCTCCAGTACAAAGCAACCAACAACT GAACTTGTTTGCATGCTGCCGCAACTCCTCAACCACTGAGCCACAAat GATGGATCCATTTGAAATGAAGAACAGATACTGTCCTGAAAACGAACCGGAGT ACCATTCCTTGTTTATTAATTGTGGTGGTGAAGAAACAATCGTAGATGGGCATCAATATGATCAAGATAATGACACATCCCTCTTTTACACAAGTCCAAAGAAAAGCTGGGCTTACAGCCTTTCCGGAGACTTTGGTGTACCAGAAAGTAATACTAGTAATTATATCAAGAGCATGACACGTGGAGTTCATGAGGCACCGTTGTATGAAAAAGCTCGGTTTTCCCCGATATCTCTCGAGTATTATGTTTTTTGTCTACGCAAAGGCAATTATATTGTGACGCTTTATTTCAAGGAAATTGTAGACAGTAAGGATGAAGATTATAGTAGTTTAAGAAAACGCGTATTTGATGTATATATTCAG GATGTGAGGAGACTAGATTATTTCAAGATTAGGGAGGAGGAGGGAACTACAGAAGGACCAATAACTAAAAAGATTTCAGCTGTGGTTGTAAATGATAGCGGTCTATTGAACATCCACTTGTACTGGCCTGGAAAGGGATCGTATCAATACCATCCTAGTTTTAATGGACCTCTAATATCAGCTATTTCTGTGACTCCTG AGTTCGATCCCGATAAAAGCAAAGGTCAATTTGTTGCATTGATTACGCTTGCTTCAATTGTTGCTGCTCTGCCGCTTTCATTGGCTTTTGCTTGGAGGATGGGCTGGCTGCCAAGCGAAGGGTTCCCCA AAATCGAAACAAGTCAAGAAAAAATAGTTGATGAGTATCAAGACAGCGAAGAGCTCCCCA GTCAAGAAGAAAATGGTGATGAGCAGAGAAACACGAAAGATCAAGGCACGCGgaagaacacagaaaaatatcAAG GTCAAGAAGAAATAGGAGATGAGCATCAAGACAACGAAGAGCTCCCCA GTCAAGAAGAAATAGGAGATGAGCATCAAGACAACGAAGAGCTCCCCA GTCAAGAAGAAATAGGAGATGAGCATCAAGACAACGAAGAGCTCCCCA GTCAAGAAGAAATAGGTGATGAGCATCAAGACAACGAAGAGCTCCCCA GTCAAGAAGAAATAGGTGATGAGCCGAGAAACACGAAAGGTCAAGAAGAAGTAGGAGATGAACAGAGAAACACGAAAGATCAAGGCAGGCGGaagaacacaaaaacaaagaggaagaaaaaggaaaaactaGGTGATGAGCATCCAAACATCGTCAAAAAATTGGGTATGTTCGGATTGAGCTATGGATTTCCGTTGGGAATGTCAAGCGAAGAGCTCCCCA GTCAAGAAGAAATAGGTGATAAGCATCAGGACAGCGAAGAGTTCCCCA GTAAAGAAGAAATAGGTGATGAGCATCAAGACAGCGAAGAGCTCCCCA GTCAAGAAGAAATAGGTGATGAGCAGAGAAACACGAAAGGTCAACAAGAAATAAATGACGAGCAGAGAAACACGAAAGATCAAGGCAGGCGGAAGAACACAGaaacaaagaggaagaaaaaggaaaaaataggTGATGATCATCCAGACACCGTAAAAAAATTGGGTATGTTGGGATTGAGCTATGGATTTCCGTCGG GTCAAGAAGAAATAGGTGAGGAGCATCAAGACAGCGAAGAGCTCCCCA aTCAAGAAGAAATAGGTGATGAGCATCAAGACAGGGAAGAGCTCCCCA GCCAAGAAGAAATAGGTGATGAGCAGAGAAACACGAAAGGTCAAGAAGAAATAGGTGATGAGCAGAGAAACACGAAAGATCAAGGCAGGCGGAAGAACACAGaaacaaagaggaagaaaaaggaaaaaataggTGATGAGCGTCCAAACACCATCAAAAAATTGGGTATGTTCGGATTGAGCTATGGATTACCGTTGGATATGTCAAGCGAAGAGCTCCCCA GTAAAGAAGAAATAGGTGATGAGCATCAAGACAGCGAAGAACTCCCCA GCCAAGAAGAAATAGGTGATGAGCAGAGAAACACGAAAGATCAAGGCAGGCGGAAGAACACAGaaacaaagaggaagaaaaaggaaaaaataggTGATGAGCGTCCAAACACCGTCAAAAAATTGGGTATGTTCGGATTGAGCTATGGATTACCGTTGGATATGTCAAGCGAAGAGCTCCCCA gCCAAGAAGAAATAGGTGATGAGCAGAGAAAAACGAAAGATCAAGGCAGGTGGAAGAACACAGaaacaaagaggaagaaaaaggaaaaaataggTGATGAGCATCCCGACACCGTCAAAAAATTGGGTATGTTGGGATTGAGCTATGGATTTCCGTTGGGTATGTCAAGCGAAGAGCTCCCCA GTCAAGAAGAAATAGGTGATGAGCATCAAGACAGCGAAGAACTCCCCA GTCAACAAGAAATAGGTGATGAGCAGAGAAACAAGAAAGGTCAAGAAGAAATTGGTGATGAGCAGAGAAACACGAAAGATCAAGGCAGGTGGAAGAACACAGAAACAAAGacgaagaaaaaggaaaaaataggTGATGAGCATCCAGACACCGTCAAAAAATTGGGTATGTTGGGATTGAGCTATGGATTTCCGTTGGGTATGTCAAGCGAAGAGCTCCCCA GTGAAGAAGAAATAGGTGATGAGCATCAAGATAGCGAAGAGCTCCCCA gtCAAGAAGAAATAGGTGATGAGCAGAGAAACAGGAAAGGTCAAGAAGAAATAGGTGATGAGCAGAGAAACACGAAAGATCAAGGCAGGCGGAAGAACACTGaaacaaagaggaagaaaaaggaaaaaataggTGATGAGCATCCAGACACTGTAAAAAAATTGGGTATGTTCGGATTGAGCTATGGATTTCCGTTGGGTATGTCAAGCGAAGAGCTCCCCA GTCAAGAAGAAATAGGTGATGAGCATCAAGACAGCGAAAAGCTCCCTA GTCAAGAAGAAATAGGTGATGAGCAAAGAAACATGAAAGGTCAAGAAGAAATAGGGGATGAGCAGAGAAACACGAAAGATCAAGGTAGGCGGAAGAACACAGAaacaaagatgaagaaaaaggaaaaaataggTGATGAGCATCCAGACATTGTTAAAAAATTGGGTATGTTGGGATCGAGCTATGGATTTCCGTTGGGTATGTCAAGCGAAGAGCTCCCCA gTCAAGAAGAAATAAGTGATGAGCATCAAGACAACGAAGAGCTCCCCA GTCAAGAAAAAATAGGTGATGAGCAGAGAAACACGAAAGGTCAAGAAGAAATAGGGGATGAGCAGAGAAACACGAAAGATCAAGGCAGGCGGaagaacacaaaaacaaagatgaagaaaaaggaaaaaataggTGATGAGCATCCAGACACTGTTAAAAAATTGGGTATGTTGGGATTGAGCTATGGATTTCCGTTGGGTATGTCAAGCGAAGAGCTCCTCA GTCAAGAAGAAATAGGTGATGAGCATCAAGACAGCGAAGAGCTCCGCA GTCAAGAAGAAATAAGTGATGAGCAGAGAAACACGAAAGGTCAAGAAGAAATTGGTGATGAGCAGATAAACACGAAAGATCAAGGCAGGCGGACGAACAcaaaaacaaggaggaagaaaaatgaaaaaataggTGATGAGCATCTAGACGCCGTCAAAGAATTAATAAATGCTACCGAAAATTTTAGcgacaaaaaaaaacttggtcATTCTGAGACATTTTTTATG GCACAACTGCCAAGTCATACTGTGGCCGTGAAGAAACTAGATTCCGCTCATTTTAAGGGAAAAATCGATAAACTGAAAGAGGAAATTGGCATCATAGAGTCATTGCAACACAACAATATCCTTAAACTGTTGCATGCTTATATTGGAAAAGACCTCCAATTTCTTGTTTACGAATACATGGAAAATAAATCCCTTGAAGACATCTTATTTG GCTCGAGTACTTCTGGCACAATCAAGCTTGATTGGAATACAAGGGTTAACATTTGCTTGGGAATAGCACAGGGTTTGCAATATCTACATGAGAGAGTACAGATTGTTCATACGAATATAAAATCTGCTAATATTCTTCTTAATGAAAAACTTGAGGCTAAGATATCGGACTTTGGATTTGCAAATCTTTATTCTGAAGAAGATAAAGTTATGGCCATCGGAAGAGAAACAAAGAA AGGCTACACGGCGCCAGAGTATTTGCAAACGGATGATTTAGATAGCAAACTGGATGTTTTCAGCTTTGGGGTGGTCGTACTTGAAATTGTTAGTGGGGAGAGAAACGTACGTaaccaatcaaagaaggaaactGAGGTTCTTTTAGACAGG GCTTATAAAGCAAATAGAAACGGAAATTTGAAGAGCTTGGTTGATAAGAATTTGTCTACATTTGATGAAAGAGAAGCCCTTATCATCTTGAAATTAGCATTGGAGTGCACCACGATGGGTGCTAGTGTCAGACCTGAAATGTCTGGAGTTGTTAGTGTTCTTCTTGGCGAAAAAAGCATTGACGAGGTTTGTTCACCTGCCAAGCCCACTGGCGACATCAATGTTGTTGGTTCCCTCGAAGAGTTGGCAGGCATTTCTGATATGGCTGCCAAGCCCACTGGCGACATCAATGTTGTTGGTTCCCTCGAAGAGTCGGCAGGCATTTCTGATATGGCAGAGTCTCTTTCCCCACTTTGGGGAAGTTGA